In Leuconostocaceae bacterium ESL0723, the following proteins share a genomic window:
- the pnuC gene encoding nicotinamide riboside transporter PnuC gives MQGSVWRRWWRYFNPVNIGRELVLGWTRSELTLFLVLIGLQLLVWALGLKSGVSPDWFGLTTGILNIITVVLVAKGRITNYFWGLIYAAMYLPLALQSHLFGEVTLACFWIVMQIIGVAAWLGFMQPDKTDRADQQAVIITKYLTPRQWLWVLPVFLLLLAIAGWILTQAGSRQPYLDGATTAISMGAQILQTTKYAEAWYAWLLVDLVEIVLWTRAWTGHADPSAFAMLGMNIALTVNAIYGIVQWRRLVRRR, from the coding sequence ATGCAAGGAAGTGTTTGGCGTCGCTGGTGGCGGTACTTTAATCCGGTGAACATCGGCCGGGAATTGGTTTTAGGTTGGACACGGTCGGAGTTGACCCTGTTTTTAGTGTTAATTGGTCTCCAGCTCTTGGTTTGGGCCCTCGGCCTGAAAAGCGGGGTGAGTCCGGACTGGTTTGGTTTAACCACTGGGATTTTAAATATCATTACCGTGGTCTTGGTTGCCAAGGGTCGGATCACCAACTATTTCTGGGGCCTGATTTACGCGGCCATGTATCTGCCTTTGGCCCTGCAATCCCACCTGTTTGGGGAAGTTACCCTGGCCTGCTTCTGGATTGTGATGCAGATTATCGGGGTGGCTGCTTGGCTAGGTTTCATGCAGCCGGACAAGACTGACCGGGCCGACCAGCAGGCCGTTATCATTACTAAATACTTAACACCCCGCCAGTGGCTTTGGGTGTTGCCAGTCTTTTTGCTCCTCTTGGCGATTGCCGGTTGGATCTTGACCCAGGCCGGTTCCCGCCAGCCTTATTTGGATGGCGCCACCACTGCGATTTCCATGGGGGCTCAAATTTTACAGACAACTAAGTACGCTGAAGCCTGGTACGCCTGGCTACTAGTCGACCTGGTTGAAATTGTTCTTTGGACCCGGGCCTGGACTGGCCACGCCGACCCAAGTGCTTTTGCTATGTTGGGGATGAACATCGCCCTGACCGTCAACGCTATTTACGGCATTGTCCAGTGGCGTCGTCTGGTTAGAAGGCGTTAA
- a CDS encoding SLC13 family permease: MLAIRHIFTDKTFLVTLVLAVAAMQLGSVTPGDVNWRTLWSLLALIILVTVYERLHVFEYLAQQLLKISHNRRQLLLFFYLLAFAGSMLVTNDIAILTLLPIFFQISTTLKLKPALPTSLITIYANLGGALTPIGNPQNLYLLSYYHLNFASFMQMTGPIWVLSALSFVVVALVTPSAKIGRINLLPVVIDFRHLWILLLGTAIVLLAVLKILPLPVGVAVAVGLALISRSQSLEHTDYSVILVLLNFFIIVGALSRWGWVVTNLEASSKTIWGTFLTTVGISQVISNVPGAVLMSRFTSLVQPIYLGATVGSFGTVVASLANLLAVRQYYGWHRSATGSFIRVFTYANLVFLLAFGGLIVLFQH, encoded by the coding sequence ATGCTCGCCATTCGCCATATTTTTACAGATAAGACATTCTTAGTGACCCTGGTATTAGCGGTAGCTGCCATGCAGCTGGGTTCGGTGACACCGGGGGATGTGAACTGGCGGACGCTCTGGTCCCTGCTGGCCCTGATTATTTTGGTAACCGTTTATGAGCGTCTCCATGTCTTTGAATACTTGGCCCAACAACTCCTAAAAATCAGCCACAATCGGCGCCAGCTCCTGCTCTTTTTCTACTTACTGGCCTTCGCCGGTTCCATGCTGGTCACCAATGACATTGCCATTTTGACCCTGCTGCCAATTTTCTTCCAAATCAGCACAACGCTCAAGTTAAAGCCGGCATTGCCCACCAGTCTAATTACCATTTATGCCAACTTAGGCGGTGCCCTGACGCCAATTGGTAACCCGCAAAATCTCTACCTGTTGTCCTACTACCACCTTAACTTTGCCTCCTTCATGCAGATGACCGGTCCCATTTGGGTCTTAAGCGCATTGAGTTTTGTTGTGGTCGCCCTGGTAACGCCTTCGGCTAAAATTGGCAGGATTAATTTACTGCCGGTCGTCATTGATTTTCGTCATCTCTGGATCTTGCTGCTGGGAACGGCGATTGTCTTGTTGGCAGTCTTGAAAATTTTGCCCTTGCCAGTCGGCGTTGCCGTGGCAGTTGGCCTGGCCTTAATTAGCCGGTCACAGTCTCTCGAGCATACTGATTATTCGGTTATCTTAGTGTTACTAAATTTCTTTATTATCGTTGGTGCCCTTAGTCGCTGGGGCTGGGTGGTGACTAATCTGGAAGCTAGCAGCAAGACGATTTGGGGCACCTTCCTGACCACGGTCGGGATTAGCCAGGTGATTAGTAACGTGCCCGGGGCGGTCTTGATGTCGCGTTTCACGTCCCTAGTTCAGCCGATTTATCTTGGGGCGACGGTCGGTAGTTTTGGAACGGTGGTTGCTTCGCTGGCCAACCTACTAGCCGTGCGGCAGTACTATGGCTGGCACCGCTCAGCCACAGGATCCTTTATCCGGGTTTTCACCTATGCCAACCTGGTCTTTCTCTTGGCCTTTGGTGGTTTGATTGTCCTTTTCCAGCACTAA
- a CDS encoding ammonium transporter: MDSGSIAWVLTAAVLVWIMTPGLGLFYAGLGDRRNLLHTVGLSVLLIGLATVVWVLVGYTLAFGGKGDFIGNFHFWGFNHVSLTSSSRGLTIPDGAFALFQGMFPIITVAIITGSFVGRMKLKAVLIFMTLWLIFIYAPLAHMVWDNGFLAKLGAIDFAGGTVVHISSGVTGLVLALLLGPRKDQGPHKISPLYVLIGGFLLWVGWFGFNAGSALATNNQAIVALINSWLASSAAVLTWGLVSYLMQKKILVDGLVTGALSGLVAITPAAGFVQPWAALIIGLLAGVLGYYSVTTIKNLFGYDDTLDAFGIHGIGGTVGAILTGIFADKGLAGVSGGIEGHWALVGDQLIAVLVTIALVVIGTLILAGVTRLIAGPLRVSDADERSGYDKIMHLLIIED; encoded by the coding sequence ATGGATAGTGGCAGTATTGCCTGGGTCTTAACCGCAGCCGTTTTGGTTTGGATTATGACCCCGGGCCTGGGATTGTTCTACGCTGGTCTAGGTGACCGGCGCAACCTATTACACACGGTTGGCTTGTCAGTCCTGCTGATTGGTCTAGCAACTGTGGTTTGGGTCTTGGTTGGTTACACCTTAGCCTTTGGTGGTAAGGGTGATTTCATTGGTAACTTCCATTTTTGGGGATTTAACCATGTTTCACTGACTAGTTCAAGCCGGGGACTAACGATTCCTGACGGCGCCTTTGCCCTCTTCCAGGGCATGTTCCCAATCATCACCGTCGCCATTATTACCGGATCCTTTGTTGGTCGGATGAAGCTTAAGGCCGTTTTGATCTTTATGACCCTCTGGTTGATTTTCATCTACGCTCCTCTGGCCCACATGGTCTGGGACAACGGCTTCCTGGCTAAGCTGGGCGCCATCGATTTCGCCGGTGGTACTGTTGTTCACATTTCTTCCGGGGTGACTGGCCTAGTCCTCGCCCTGTTGCTTGGCCCCCGTAAGGATCAAGGGCCTCATAAGATTAGTCCACTCTACGTTCTAATCGGTGGCTTCCTGCTCTGGGTTGGCTGGTTCGGCTTTAACGCCGGCTCCGCTCTGGCAACCAACAACCAGGCGATTGTCGCTTTGATTAACTCCTGGTTAGCATCATCAGCGGCAGTTTTAACCTGGGGCTTGGTCAGCTACCTGATGCAAAAGAAGATTCTGGTTGACGGTTTGGTTACTGGCGCCCTGTCAGGACTGGTGGCCATTACTCCAGCGGCTGGTTTCGTACAACCTTGGGCCGCTTTGATTATCGGCCTGCTGGCCGGTGTGCTGGGCTACTACAGTGTCACCACCATCAAGAACCTCTTTGGTTATGATGACACCTTGGACGCCTTTGGTATTCACGGTATCGGTGGTACCGTTGGTGCCATCTTGACTGGTATCTTCGCTGACAAGGGCTTGGCCGGTGTTAGCGGTGGTATCGAAGGACACTGGGCCCTGGTTGGTGACCAGTTGATTGCCGTCCTGGTAACGATTGCCCTGGTAGTTATCGGAACTTTGATTTTGGCCGGCGTAACCCGTTTGATTGCTGGTCCACTCCGGGTTTCCGATGCGGACGAGCGCAGTGGTTACGACAAGATTATGCACTTGTTAATTATTGAAGATTAG
- a CDS encoding DUF4811 domain-containing protein — translation MIVWIIAALTVISALCWFLISNRPLRLALGGLTGLALVAAVGLLSANMDNHYGMEQQTTVTTKPVYSMAPSNMPIGMIATKKVGPNNLVVVYKDHASDEKATAHFVPDTSDIVAATKQTSDYQQTNGDQAVVKTTTTKWVYKSQLLKDLFHEEGQDNTIHVSHVVEIPATWRVVSQ, via the coding sequence ATGATAGTTTGGATTATTGCCGCCTTAACCGTCATCTCGGCACTGTGCTGGTTCCTAATCAGTAACCGTCCGCTGCGTTTAGCACTAGGTGGTCTGACTGGACTTGCGCTCGTAGCCGCGGTTGGTCTCTTATCGGCCAACATGGATAACCATTATGGCATGGAACAGCAAACCACAGTGACCACCAAGCCAGTCTACTCCATGGCACCAAGTAACATGCCAATTGGCATGATTGCCACTAAGAAGGTTGGCCCTAATAACCTGGTAGTGGTTTATAAGGATCATGCTAGTGATGAGAAAGCTACGGCGCACTTTGTTCCTGACACCAGCGATATTGTTGCCGCTACTAAGCAGACTTCTGATTATCAGCAGACTAACGGTGACCAGGCGGTCGTTAAGACGACTACGACCAAGTGGGTCTACAAGTCCCAGCTGCTCAAGGATCTCTTCCATGAAGAGGGGCAGGATAACACGATTCACGTGTCACACGTGGTTGAAATTCCTGCCACTTGGCGGGTAGTTTCACAATAA
- a CDS encoding MDR family MFS transporter — protein sequence MSEVASKPKYNRTLVMVVMITAAISGALMQTSLGTALPTLMKAFNIDLATAQQATTWFLLFNGVMVPLSAYLANRVSTRTLHLAAYILLLAGIVISMLTPENSGSWWIFVLGRIVAAIAVGIILPLLQIVIINMYAPKERGAALGVMGLVVGMAPAFGPTLTGWILQNNHTILGFTLSDQWQSIFVIPLFFIIVATALTPFFMKNVVKTRKIKLDIPSLVLSTVGFGFFLWGFTNVSSQGWGDWGEVILPIAGGVVLLLAFVWRQLKLPVPFLDVKVFTKKNFTIPTVALLLATMAMYGVEMMLPVYLQNVRGLSPFNSGLTLMWGALFMGFMSPVAGVLYNKVGVKRLAFVGFAILTLGTVPYVFLTPTTSTVIITVMYALRMAGIALVLMPLTTAAMAALPDEKAPDGTAANNTLRQVASSVVVALLTSVVQNIINNQTPAKSLKATDSLQYASQAISASMDGFKVAFLISLIFAAIGLVFVFFLKNEKEGEQ from the coding sequence ATGTCGGAAGTAGCTTCAAAGCCAAAATACAACCGCACTTTGGTCATGGTAGTGATGATTACCGCTGCCATTTCCGGTGCGCTGATGCAGACTTCACTGGGAACGGCCCTGCCAACCCTGATGAAGGCCTTCAACATTGACCTCGCGACGGCTCAGCAGGCCACCACCTGGTTCTTACTCTTTAACGGGGTGATGGTACCGCTGTCAGCCTACCTGGCTAACCGGGTTTCAACGCGGACCCTGCATTTAGCCGCCTATATCCTGCTCTTGGCCGGGATTGTCATTAGCATGTTAACCCCAGAAAATAGTGGTTCCTGGTGGATTTTTGTCCTCGGTCGCATTGTGGCCGCCATTGCGGTCGGCATTATCCTGCCGCTCTTACAAATCGTAATCATTAACATGTATGCACCGAAGGAGCGGGGCGCCGCCCTTGGCGTAATGGGTCTGGTGGTCGGTATGGCGCCAGCCTTTGGTCCGACCCTGACCGGTTGGATTTTGCAAAACAACCACACGATTCTGGGCTTCACCCTGTCTGATCAGTGGCAGTCCATCTTCGTGATTCCGCTCTTCTTTATCATTGTGGCCACAGCGCTGACCCCATTCTTTATGAAGAACGTGGTTAAGACCCGTAAGATTAAGTTGGATATCCCTTCATTGGTGCTGTCCACGGTCGGTTTTGGCTTCTTCCTCTGGGGATTCACCAACGTCAGCTCCCAGGGTTGGGGCGACTGGGGCGAGGTGATCTTGCCAATTGCCGGTGGGGTTGTCCTACTGCTAGCCTTCGTTTGGCGTCAGCTTAAGCTACCCGTACCCTTTCTGGACGTTAAGGTCTTTACTAAGAAGAACTTTACTATCCCCACGGTGGCCCTCCTGCTGGCAACTATGGCCATGTACGGTGTGGAAATGATGCTGCCAGTCTACCTGCAAAACGTCCGCGGCCTGTCACCCTTTAATTCTGGTCTGACCCTGATGTGGGGGGCTCTTTTCATGGGCTTCATGAGTCCGGTTGCCGGGGTGCTGTATAACAAGGTTGGCGTTAAGCGCCTGGCCTTTGTTGGTTTTGCCATCCTGACTTTGGGAACGGTCCCTTATGTCTTCTTGACCCCAACCACTTCTACGGTAATTATCACGGTGATGTACGCCCTGCGGATGGCCGGGATTGCCTTAGTGTTGATGCCTTTGACTACCGCTGCCATGGCTGCTCTGCCCGATGAAAAGGCACCTGATGGTACGGCTGCTAACAACACCCTGCGGCAGGTTGCCAGTTCGGTCGTCGTTGCCCTGCTGACTTCGGTGGTTCAAAACATCATCAACAATCAGACCCCAGCCAAGAGTCTGAAAGCCACTGATTCACTGCAATACGCATCACAGGCAATCAGTGCCTCCATGGATGGTTTCAAGGTTGCCTTCTTGATTAGTTTGATTTTTGCCGCCATTGGCCTGGTCTTCGTATTCTTCCTGAAGAATGAAAAGGAGGGTGAACAATGA
- a CDS encoding class I SAM-dependent methyltransferase, which produces MFKKLKNQGLDAPWTPIYLIIVGILLAILNGISLKSFWNWLGLIVGLLMIVSGVIFIHTSIWGKRTIWQNIVDDLSIPSDSQVLDLGTGHGLVLMDFARQLKAPGQATGIDLWRNRDQSANSQATTENLIKEAGLQDVAHVTTGDMRDLPFDDGQFDFVTASLSIHNVKPAADREKCLQEAVRVLKPGGRLIIADLIFVPTEYVKALKDLNVTLSPVKNTGFNGWWGGPWMSTFELTATKDK; this is translated from the coding sequence ATGTTTAAAAAGTTAAAGAACCAGGGGCTGGATGCACCTTGGACACCAATTTATCTGATAATCGTTGGCATTTTACTGGCGATTTTAAACGGAATAAGCCTAAAAAGTTTTTGGAACTGGCTGGGCCTGATTGTTGGCCTGCTGATGATTGTAAGCGGAGTAATTTTTATCCACACTTCAATCTGGGGTAAGCGGACTATTTGGCAAAACATTGTTGATGATCTGAGCATCCCCAGTGATAGTCAGGTGCTGGACCTGGGAACTGGTCACGGCCTGGTCCTGATGGACTTTGCTCGGCAATTAAAGGCACCCGGTCAAGCCACTGGGATTGATCTTTGGCGCAACCGGGACCAGTCAGCTAACAGTCAAGCCACCACTGAAAACCTCATTAAAGAGGCTGGTTTACAGGACGTGGCGCACGTGACAACTGGTGATATGCGTGACCTCCCCTTTGATGATGGCCAGTTCGACTTTGTGACCGCTAGCCTATCGATTCACAACGTCAAGCCGGCTGCTGACCGGGAGAAATGTTTGCAAGAAGCTGTTCGGGTCTTAAAGCCCGGTGGCCGACTGATTATTGCGGATTTAATTTTCGTGCCAACCGAATACGTTAAGGCTCTAAAAGATTTGAACGTCACCCTGAGCCCAGTTAAAAACACCGGCTTTAACGGTTGGTGGGGCGGTCCCTGGATGTCGACCTTCGAATTAACCGCAACGAAGGACAAATAA
- a CDS encoding 5-methyltetrahydropteroyltriglutamate--homocysteine S-methyltransferase, which translates to MPKFKDEWIHYDIVGSFLRPKALKEAVAAHDQGKISDAALTEVQDREIKDLVNKEVDAGLKFVTDGEFRRRLWHLDTFWGFGGVKKIYADQGYLFHDLETRKDSAIADGKIRFTGDHPDLRAFKYLYKITRDLDVVPRQSIPSPAQFYLELIRDEEHLQALNQYYDNHADLQADIAQAYHELILALYDAGCRDLKFDDCTWGMLVDKSAWPKLGLSAENIGAVQENYLNLNNRALADLPADLRTSTHVCRGNYASNWASSGGYEPVAKTLFAQENVDAFYLEFDDTRSGDFSPLAEVPEQKEIVLGLVTSKSPRLEDSKQLIKRVHEASQYHNLDKLSLSTQCGFASTDEGNHLTEAEQWAKIKLVVDTAREIWQPVTV; encoded by the coding sequence ATGCCAAAGTTTAAAGATGAGTGGATTCACTACGATATTGTTGGGAGCTTTTTGCGGCCCAAGGCCCTTAAAGAAGCCGTTGCAGCCCACGACCAGGGCAAAATCAGTGATGCAGCGCTAACCGAAGTCCAAGACCGGGAAATCAAGGACCTGGTCAATAAGGAAGTTGACGCGGGCTTAAAGTTTGTGACCGACGGTGAATTCCGGCGGCGTCTCTGGCACTTAGACACCTTCTGGGGCTTTGGCGGCGTGAAGAAAATTTATGCCGACCAGGGCTACCTTTTCCACGACCTGGAAACCCGTAAGGATTCAGCCATTGCTGACGGCAAGATTCGCTTCACCGGTGACCACCCTGACCTGCGGGCCTTTAAATATCTCTACAAAATCACCCGCGACTTAGACGTCGTTCCCCGGCAAAGCATCCCCTCACCGGCCCAGTTCTACCTGGAACTAATCCGTGATGAGGAACACTTACAAGCCCTAAACCAGTACTATGATAACCACGCGGACCTGCAAGCTGATATTGCTCAGGCCTACCACGAACTGATCTTGGCCCTCTATGATGCGGGCTGCCGCGATTTGAAGTTTGATGACTGTACCTGGGGTATGCTCGTTGATAAGTCGGCCTGGCCCAAGCTGGGTCTGAGTGCCGAAAACATCGGCGCTGTCCAAGAAAACTACCTCAACCTCAACAACCGCGCCCTAGCCGACCTGCCGGCTGACTTACGGACTTCAACCCACGTCTGCCGCGGCAACTACGCCTCCAACTGGGCCAGTTCGGGTGGCTACGAACCCGTGGCCAAGACCCTGTTTGCCCAAGAAAACGTGGATGCCTTCTACCTAGAATTCGACGATACCCGCTCTGGTGATTTTAGTCCCCTGGCTGAAGTTCCTGAACAAAAGGAAATTGTCTTGGGACTGGTAACTTCGAAGTCCCCTCGCCTCGAGGACTCGAAGCAACTGATTAAGCGGGTCCACGAGGCCAGCCAGTACCATAATCTGGACAAGCTGTCGCTTAGTACTCAGTGTGGCTTTGCTTCAACTGATGAGGGTAACCACCTCACCGAGGCGGAGCAGTGGGCGAAGATTAAGTTAGTGGTCGACACCGCCCGGGAAATCTGGCAACCGGTCACCGTCTAA
- a CDS encoding MFS transporter, producing MAQDASKNAGATLPQQSFKFLMYMSAGIFGTQMAFALESAQLGRLLQTIGASSELLGIIFVIPPLAGLLVQPLVGKYSDLTWLPKLGGRRLPYLIIGSIFTMLTLILLPNVGSFGWTTGTAVAVATVILGVFMIASNVCIQPYKMLAGDMVNEQQRGQAYSVQSFLANAGTVVATVAPFALTLVGVPNTAPKGQVPPTVAWAFYIAAAAIGIFSLVTVSHVREYDPTTYDRYHGLSRTPRQVSMVTLLKRAPRIFWVMALVQFFAYLAFGYLWVYGAGTVAHNVFGSDNPDSAGYQMGGNLFGILSGLYALTAVGLSFVLARLPKKLYATALGLTLMVGGGGLALVALVHNQAMMFLAFILVGVGWSALSVYPLTYVTDAVDSQYMGTYLGLFNAQICIPQILGSVASVVILPLFKQSMPAMIAVAAVAMVIAALATLLIRPEEG from the coding sequence ATGGCCCAAGATGCATCCAAAAATGCTGGGGCAACCCTGCCCCAGCAATCATTTAAATTTCTAATGTATATGAGTGCCGGCATCTTTGGGACTCAGATGGCCTTCGCCCTGGAAAGTGCCCAGTTGGGCAGGCTCCTGCAAACAATTGGCGCCAGCAGTGAATTGCTGGGCATTATCTTTGTGATTCCACCCCTGGCCGGTCTTCTGGTCCAACCCTTAGTAGGGAAGTATTCAGATTTGACCTGGTTGCCCAAGTTAGGTGGGCGGCGTCTGCCTTACCTCATCATCGGGTCAATTTTTACCATGCTGACCTTAATTTTGCTGCCAAATGTCGGTTCCTTTGGTTGGACGACTGGGACGGCCGTGGCGGTTGCCACTGTAATCCTGGGGGTTTTCATGATTGCCTCCAATGTCTGCATTCAGCCCTATAAAATGCTGGCCGGTGACATGGTCAATGAGCAGCAGCGGGGCCAGGCCTACTCGGTTCAAAGTTTCCTAGCCAACGCCGGTACGGTGGTGGCTACGGTTGCCCCCTTCGCCCTGACCCTAGTGGGTGTACCCAACACGGCGCCCAAGGGACAGGTGCCACCGACGGTGGCTTGGGCCTTTTACATCGCCGCCGCTGCCATTGGCATTTTCAGCTTGGTGACGGTCAGCCATGTGCGGGAATACGACCCCACGACCTATGACCGTTACCATGGTCTGAGCCGGACCCCACGCCAGGTGTCAATGGTCACGCTGCTTAAGCGGGCACCCCGCATCTTTTGGGTGATGGCCCTGGTTCAGTTCTTTGCCTACCTGGCCTTTGGCTATCTCTGGGTTTATGGTGCTGGCACCGTGGCCCACAACGTGTTTGGCTCGGATAATCCCGACAGTGCCGGTTATCAAATGGGTGGTAATCTCTTTGGTATTTTGTCAGGACTGTATGCCCTGACCGCCGTGGGCCTCTCCTTTGTGCTCGCCCGCCTACCCAAGAAACTCTACGCCACCGCCCTAGGCCTGACCTTGATGGTTGGCGGCGGGGGGCTGGCCCTGGTCGCCTTAGTGCATAACCAGGCCATGATGTTCTTGGCCTTTATCCTGGTCGGTGTCGGCTGGTCCGCCCTCTCTGTTTATCCGCTGACCTACGTGACTGATGCGGTTGATAGCCAGTACATGGGGACTTACCTCGGTCTCTTTAATGCCCAAATCTGTATTCCTCAGATTCTGGGATCAGTGGCCTCTGTGGTAATTTTGCCATTATTTAAGCAAAGCATGCCAGCTATGATTGCCGTGGCCGCCGTGGCCATGGTCATCGCGGCCCTTGCAACCCTCTTAATCCGCCCAGAAGAAGGATAA
- a CDS encoding NAD(P)H-dependent oxidoreductase, translated as MKKIGIIVGSNRTNNRSHQIAAWLAQQLKGFPFATEVIDLAQVDLPWLDEPKVPAEGDYQLPSTLAWKKVIDGLDGIIIVFPQYNWGYPAVLKNAIDTLYAEWRDKSMATVVFGSHGGDKAAKAFDLVLTGIHAQIMPINLSLNVTNDMVDDQNHFKDIDQALAPYQADAQALGQEFEKVFGQ; from the coding sequence GTGAAAAAAATTGGCATCATTGTCGGCAGTAATCGTACCAATAACCGCAGCCACCAAATCGCGGCCTGGCTAGCCCAGCAACTTAAGGGCTTTCCCTTTGCAACCGAGGTGATTGATTTAGCTCAGGTCGACCTACCCTGGCTGGACGAGCCCAAGGTCCCGGCCGAGGGCGACTACCAGTTGCCAAGCACCCTGGCCTGGAAAAAGGTAATCGATGGACTGGATGGCATTATTATCGTCTTTCCTCAGTATAACTGGGGTTACCCGGCCGTTTTGAAGAACGCAATCGATACCTTGTACGCCGAATGGCGCGATAAGTCCATGGCCACGGTGGTCTTTGGCAGTCACGGTGGTGACAAGGCCGCCAAGGCCTTTGACTTAGTCCTGACCGGGATTCACGCTCAGATTATGCCGATTAATCTCAGCCTGAATGTTACAAATGACATGGTCGACGATCAGAATCACTTTAAAGACATCGACCAGGCCTTGGCCCCCTACCAGGCTGACGCTCAGGCCCTAGGACAGGAATTTGAAAAAGTATTTGGTCAGTGA
- a CDS encoding TetR/AcrR family transcriptional regulator: MKHSQKENARVKDQIVAGLFSELTERPFSEITVSQLIKAAGVARASYYRNFESKEEILDYYLGQLVEQHRQDTEATGTPVGWTSDTVRFHITQSFALFKREKDRFTLLLDNGLSSYILDFLKNMAQDPQRQQRMALRNHYEQSFFMGATFNVLMDWLQNGAVESPEEMTDIILRYTPADLFR; the protein is encoded by the coding sequence ATGAAACACAGTCAAAAAGAAAATGCCCGGGTCAAGGACCAGATTGTGGCCGGCCTCTTCAGTGAGCTGACCGAGCGCCCCTTCTCAGAAATCACCGTTTCCCAGCTGATTAAGGCCGCCGGGGTAGCCCGGGCCAGCTACTACCGTAACTTCGAAAGTAAGGAAGAAATCCTAGATTACTACTTAGGTCAGTTGGTTGAGCAGCATCGACAAGACACCGAAGCTACTGGTACACCGGTCGGCTGGACATCGGACACGGTTCGTTTCCATATCACCCAGTCCTTTGCCCTTTTTAAACGCGAAAAAGACCGTTTTACTCTTTTACTAGATAACGGCCTGTCGAGTTACATTCTCGACTTTCTCAAAAACATGGCCCAAGACCCGCAGCGGCAGCAACGCATGGCTCTGCGCAACCACTATGAACAGTCCTTCTTTATGGGGGCGACCTTTAACGTTTTGATGGACTGGCTCCAAAACGGCGCCGTCGAAAGTCCCGAGGAGATGACCGACATTATTTTACGGTATACGCCCGCTGATCTCTTCCGATAA
- a CDS encoding Ppx/GppA family phosphatase has protein sequence MENFVIIDLGSNSVRLEVDQINDDASYETVLEAKEAVRLSENMGPDNVLKRPAINRALDTLASFKEQYQDLPNLEVRAIATAATRNAVNQAEFLDEVREKTGIEIQVLSGQEEAHYDYLGVINSLPIVNGIIMDTGGASTELVLVQNREQINSISIPLGAVTLSEAHLDTDEPTASQLFQLFDHLNAIYNDIWWLDRAMNLPIIALGGSNRTLAKIKRRTDPDRMNWEDIHGFHMSTEEVKRIFVKILDSDLEERGNIPGLSKERVDIIVGGLSPAMTLLRRLNSDRMIFSKRGVRYGILHERIEQLRNAQN, from the coding sequence ATGGAAAATTTTGTAATTATTGACCTTGGGTCCAATTCCGTCCGACTTGAAGTGGATCAGATTAATGATGATGCTTCCTACGAAACGGTCTTGGAAGCCAAGGAGGCCGTCCGCCTATCTGAGAACATGGGTCCGGACAATGTCTTAAAACGGCCAGCTATTAACCGAGCCCTGGACACTTTGGCGTCCTTTAAGGAGCAGTACCAAGACCTGCCCAACCTAGAAGTCCGGGCGATTGCAACTGCGGCAACGCGGAATGCGGTCAACCAGGCCGAGTTCCTGGATGAGGTCCGGGAGAAAACCGGGATTGAAATCCAGGTGCTTTCCGGTCAGGAAGAGGCCCATTATGACTACTTGGGCGTGATTAACTCCCTGCCGATTGTGAATGGCATTATCATGGATACAGGCGGGGCCAGTACGGAACTTGTCCTGGTCCAGAACCGGGAACAAATTAATTCCATTAGTATTCCCCTGGGTGCCGTAACCCTGTCGGAGGCCCACTTGGACACGGATGAGCCAACGGCCAGCCAGCTTTTCCAGCTCTTTGATCACTTGAATGCCATCTATAATGACATTTGGTGGTTGGACCGGGCCATGAACTTGCCCATCATTGCCCTGGGTGGTTCGAACCGGACCCTGGCTAAAATTAAGCGGCGGACCGACCCAGACCGGATGAATTGGGAGGACATTCACGGTTTTCACATGTCGACCGAAGAAGTGAAACGCATTTTTGTGAAAATTCTGGACTCGGACCTGGAAGAGCGGGGTAACATTCCTGGTCTTTCTAAGGAACGGGTCGATATCATCGTTGGTGGCCTTTCGCCAGCCATGACCCTGTTGCGGCGCCTGAACTCCGACCGGATGATTTTCTCTAAGCGGGGTGTCCGTTACGGTATCCTGCACGAGCGGATTGAGCAGCTCCGCAATGCCCAAAACTAA